One segment of Triticum aestivum cultivar Chinese Spring chromosome 2A, IWGSC CS RefSeq v2.1, whole genome shotgun sequence DNA contains the following:
- the LOC123187873 gene encoding putative MYST-like histone acetyltransferase 1: MRVPLSVTNHLEPSKQQEDIPKTAQAQPPNPARTASLPILSDDEMGSMELSTAPENGTAAAAAACNGGAAPANGGVERRLRSSAASASWAAHLPLEVGTRVMCRWRDQKPHPVKVIERRKSAASSSPADYEYYVHYTEFNRRLDEWVKLEQLDLDTVEADVDEKVDDKATSLKMTRHQKRKIDETHVEQGHEELDAASLREHEEFTKVKNIAKIELGKYEIDTWYFSPFPPEYNDSAKLFFCEFCLNFMKRKEQLQRHMKKCDLKHPPGDEIYRCGTLSMFEVDGKKNKVYGQNLCYLAKLFLDHKTLYYDVDLFLFYILCECDDRGCHMVGYFSKEKHSEEAYNLACILTLPPYQRKGYGKFLIAFSYELSKKEGKVGTPERPLSDLGLLSYRGYWTRVLLEILKKHKSNISIKELSDMTAIKADDILSTLQSLDLIQYRKGQHVICADPKVLDRHLKAAGRGGLDVDVSKLIWTPYKEQG, from the exons ATGCGGGTCCCACTGTCAGTAACAAATCATCTCGAACCATCCAAGCAGCAagaggatatacccaagacggcccAGGCCCAACCGCCCAACCCCGCCCGAACTGCCTCACTCCCGATCCTCTCCGACGACGAGATGGGCTCGATGGAGCTGTCCACCGCGCCGGAGAACGgcaccgccgcggccgccgcggcgTGCAACGGCGGGGCCGCCCCGGCGAACGGAGGGGTCGAGAGGAGGCTGAGATCCTCCGCCGCGTCCGCGTCCTGGGCGGCGCATCTGCCGCTGGAAGTGGGGACGCGCGTGATGTGCCGGTGGCGCGACCAGAAGCCCCACCCCGTCAAGGTCATCGAGCGCCGGaagtccgccgcctcctcctcccccgccgacTACGAGTACTACGTCCATTACACCGAGT TCAACAGGAGGTTGGATGAGTGGGTTAAACTTGAGCAACTTGATCTTGATACCGTCGAGGCTGATGTTGACGAGAAGGTAGACGATAAG GCAACAAGTTTGAAGATGACACGACACCAGAAACGTAAAATTGACGAAACACACGTGGAG CAAGGTCACGAGGAGCTTGATGCTGCTAGTTTGCGGGAGCATGAGGAGTTCACAAAGGTGAAAAATATAGCGAAGATAGAACTTGGGAAATATGAGATAGATACCTGGTATTTCTCTCCTTTCCCACCAGAGTACAATGACTCTGCGAAGCTGTTCTTCTGTGAGTTTTGCCTGAACTTCATGAAGCGCAAAGAACAGCTTCAGAGGCACATG AAGAAGTGTGATCTTAAGCATCCCCCGGGTGATGAAATCTACAGATGTGGAACTCTATCAATGTTTGAG GTTGATGGCAAGAAGAATAAGGTTTATGGACAGAACCTTTGCTATCTGGCCAAGCTATTCCTTGATCACAAAACACTCTACTACGATGTGGATTTGTTCTTGTTCTATATCCTGTGTGAATGTGATGACCGGGGATGCCATATGGTGGGATATTTCTCCAAG GAGAAGCACTCTGAGGAAGCTTATAATTTGGCCTGCATTCTCACTCTCCCTCCATACCAAAGAAAGGGTTATGGAAAGTTCTTGATTGCTTTCT CTTATGAGCTTTCTAAAAAGGAAGGTAAAGTGGGAACACCGGAGCGTCCTCTCTCAGATCTTGGTCTGCTCAGTTATAGAGGCTATTGGACTAGAGTACTTCTGGAAATTTTGAAGAAACATAAGAGCAACATATCTATTAAG GAGCTGAGCGACATGACGGCAATCAAAGCGGACGACATCTTGAGCACGCTGCAGAGCCTGGACCTGATCCAGTACCGGAAAGGGCAGCACGTCATCTGCGCAGACCCAAAGGTCCTCGACCGCCACCTCAAGGCCGCGGGGCGGGGGGGCCTCGACGTCGACGTTAGCAAGCTGATCTGGACACCGTACAAAGAGCAAGGCTAA